ATAAAACCATACAAGGAGTCTTCTAGTTAGATAGGTCACTTCATTATGATGACATCGCAACATCATCCTTCTCAGATGAACATGGGAACACCATTTGAGCAATTGGATTTtctattttctttaaaaaaaagtgCTCAAATCAATGGATTATCTCCTCGATGGATCCTTAGTGCTAAAACGGAGTGGAATTTTGACAAACTTACCTAGGGTGTAGCTGTTTGAGCAGTTCTGGGTCACTTGATTCTGCTTTTCCCATAACAAGGCGAATGTATCTATAATGTTACATCACAAGTATCAGAATTATGAAGATGGGCAAACCATATTTATTTAAAGATGTGTGATAATAAAGAGGCCTTCTCAGAACACCAGAAGAAAATTAAGGGTAGACATAGAGAAAAACACAAATATGGTCCCGGCAACCAACTTAAGATGACTACTAGCCAGCCATGCACGATCTGAGAAGGTAATAATTGAcaggcaagggcaaaagggatttAACTGACCGTATTTCTGCTTCCCTCCGTTCACGTGCACTTACCTAGAAAAAGAATGACATATTAAGGATGCAATGTATTGCTACATATATGCTGAAGAGCATCCAGAGAAACAGCAATTACCTCACTGCCATTTAGTATTTTAACATTTCCTAGTCGAGCAACAAGCACAAATCGAGGAGCACCTCCCTTGGCAGGATCAGCTATAGGATTATCAGAAATCCTGACGTCCTTCCAGAAAAACAGATTTCAGTTAGCCGTGTCGGTCTATAATTATGCAGCAATACCAGAGTGAAAAATAGAAGGATAATTCCTTGGAAACTAGCTCACCATTAAACTTGGAAAGAGGTTAAGTGAATCCACAGAAGGAAAGTCTTCTATTTCATTAGATCCTGAGGCATTTAAATGTCACCATTAGCACAACATTTCTGTTTCTACTTGAACAGCACAGAAGGCAGTACTTTGTTAGAACAGGGTATTGTCTTATAATCTTAGTTTTGTGAAGTATGGGaatacagaaaaaggcaagcgcGAAAATACCTAATAAAAGGACTTGCAATTTTTCGAAGGCCGGAACAGCTACATCACCAAGAGACCCTGATGATGGAAGATTATATGGGTATCTTACATGCTTTATCTTGTTCTTGTTCAAATGGAGCTGTTCCAAGCTGCAAGTCACAAGATCCAAATGAAAGAAATGCTGAAGTACCACTAACTTAATTACAAAAGCTTCAACTTTTATACTGGTACCTTCTTAAATAAGAAAGTTTCACCATTTCATCCCATGAAACAATGTGATTGTCTTCCAAATTTAAGAGCCGCAGTGTATCGAAACCTTGCACAAAGTTTCCAACTGGGGTCTGGAGAAGATGGTAAAATACAGTTAGTCCTCAAATATTGTTTAATGCACACTTTGCTGAAGGAATAAAAGTATGAACTACAGACTTTGGGAATGATTATCCATTTAAAATGCAGCACATTGGCAATGAACTGGCAGAAAGCTACATTTGTTAGGTATTGAGGTGTTTTGCTCTTTTCTTTGGATACAGATGAGATGAAGAAGAAGATAGCAATTTTATGTAAAGCACATAAGAAGAGAAGTACGAGGAGAAATGCTAACCGTGATTATGTTCAGCTTGTTCCATATTAGGTGGAGGTCAGTGAGACATGCAAATGGAACTTTAAGCTTTTCAATCTGTTCCACATAAGTCAGCATCAAACTTCTAGTGTGATTGATATATCGACTGATAATATTTCAAGTAGTCCGCATGCAGAGCACATACCAGTTCCCAGGTTACACCACAGTTGTTGAGAACCAAAACACGAATATTCTTCAGCAATGGACTTTCTACAAAGTCATTCTCCATGGTATTGTTTGTCAAATCAAGAACTTCGAGAGATGGCAGAGCTTGACACAGAGAGAATATATCCTGAGAAAAATCCAAACAGTTTAGGAACATTCCAGAAGATAAGCGGCAAAAAATCATAGATAAAAGAAAGTGACATGTTGAGACAGCAAAAAAGTTATAAAACATGTACTGTCAACTCAGAAAAAGTACTAAAGGTGCTCTGAACTGATGTAATAACAATGAACACGGACAGCATTAACACAAGGACATTCAAGGAAATACTTACTGATAAGTGACAGCAGAACTGACACTAATATGTTATCACAAGAATTAGTAACAACTCCAAGCTTATTAGTGATGAAATATAGCAGCACCACATACCAGTTACTCATCTCTGGCAGTCTTGTTGACATAGCATGgtcaaattttaaaataaaaaatcAAACGGAATGAGAAGACAAACAGGTATAGCATTTCTTTGTCTGTTTCAATTTTATTCAGTTGCCTATCTTATGTCCATACTAGTTAAGAATCGCAAAAGGTCCTAGAGTTCAAATCAAATCTGTGAAAGTATGCTTGCAAAAAAGGGGTACATACTTGCCACTGAGAAATGAGATTTCCGGTTAAATCAAGTTGCCTGAGATCTGAAACAAGCAAAATAATTAGCCAGGACACTCATGAAAATGGGATGCTGATTATAGACTTTGTATGCATACTTGACTGGCTTCAAGTCTCGAATAGATTATTAGTAATAATTGTTGGTTCTCATGCTATAGTACCTTACATCATTTAGGAAATTCAGACCACTTCCAAACAGAGGTAAGGTAGGATGTAAGACGCGGCATAAGGGTTCCAGTAAGAGTGATGGCGGTTATGTGTCCATATTGTTTTACATTTTATTAAAATTTAGAAAGTACGTTCCATTATCTCCCATGAGGAAATGAGCGGAATGTGGTAGATATGAAACCTTCATGAACAAAACATGGCAAGCTGAATGCAGTTGATTGTCCTACCTCAGTGGAAACAGAACAGTCATCAAAACAAAAAATTCAGGTGGTTTGCCGTGTATCACTGGGAGCAAGTCAAGCAAGGATTCTAAAATTAGTAAACTTACTTGGAACCAACCCCTGTAGTTCCTCTGGCGATCCGGCCGAGCTTACCCCCATGAATGAAACAGACGCACACGACAACTCGTCAAAGTTCTTCAGCTTGTCCCGGACCTTGTTCGTCCCGACCAATTCCACCGATACGCGCTTCTGGCTCGTCGAGAAGACGTACATTTCATCTGAACACAACATAGCGTGCGTAAGGAGGTCACATTGCCAATTTACAAGATCCAAGTACAACTGGAAACAAATTCATTCTCACTGGATGATTACTCGGGAACAATAATAAACTGGTTGGGATCTTACGCCGACTCGCCAACAAAGACAGGATTATCAACATGATAGATGCTCAACTGATTGTCTTGGAAGCGGTATAAAAATCCTATTTTGAAGGCATGGGCGCACCTTGTTCCTCCTTGGTGAAGTCGTCGACGCGGTAGCGGAGGCGGAGGGCGTCGGGGAGCGCGATCCCGGCGCTGAGCGCGGAGGGGCGCGCGAAGGAGGCAGAGCGCTCGCCCGCGGCGGCGAAGtagcggcggccggcgagggagccGTCGTggcggccgccggcgccgccgtcccAGTCGACGCCCACCCAGTCGCCGCCGTGGCCGTCGACGGGGCCCAGGTAGCGCACGGTGCCGGAGCGGCGCGGGTCGCCCGCCGCGTGCACGCGCTGGCCCAGCCGGAacccggcgccggcggcggccatgTGGGTGTGATGCGGAGGGAGTGGAACTGGAACTGGATCGGAGGGGGGGAGAGCAGAGAGCGATGTGCCACTGACCAGGGTGGACCCACCCACGACTCGTTTGAGTAGTACTCTCTTGTTCGCAATTTCGTCGTCTCtcctccgtcccgaattacttaTCACGAAAATGAATATTTGCATGCATTCCCATAAAATGGCATATTTACAGACTCGCCAACAATCGCTAGAACCGTCCCTTCTCGTCAAGAGACGAAACAAAGGCGATCGAGAGTTCGGGTCCTCACACCGACGGCGCCGGTGGTTCGTCCCGGCCCCGCGGCCCGTGTGGGCTTCGGTGGTGCGGCGGACTCCGGCTCTTCGTCGGTGGGAGGGAGGTGGTCCTGTCTTATGTAGGTTTAGGTCTCCTGATGAGGTCGGCGAGGCGGACGCCAGTCTCTTGTTGGAATAACGTCTTTCCCGCACCGTTCCCGTCCCGTTGGTGTCTTCTTCGGTGCCAGCGGAGTGTGTGACAGCTATTGTTGCTGGTTCTGGGCGTCTGGATCCGGCGAGTAGTATAGGTCGGATTGTTCCACTCACTTGCCTCCTCATGCCTGGTGTtggatcttcatcatcttcttcgtgGTGCTGCTTCGGTGGGGTTGCTCCTGGCGTGATACATAGAGGGTCGTTCCCCCCGGGCAATGTTTGATAAGCGGTGCTTTCATCCCGTCGTTCGCGGCGGACCTCTACTGTGGTTTGTATAGTCCCGTGGGGCTTTTGATGCTGGTGCAATTGGGGCAGTGGGCACTGCTCCTTCTCCTTCCTAGCATTTCCATTGAAGTTGATGGCAACCTACGGTTCTTTGTATTTAAGTTGGGTTGTCTTCTATGGAGCGTTGTGACCTGTTGTGTATTTCTCCTTATCTAATAATGTCAGATATCGTCATTTAAAAAAAATCGCTACTTTTGTAGGGAAAAATGGACGGTCCTTTTGTACGGTTAGCACCCACTTTGTGCTCCCTGAAGAGCACTCACCATACCAAGCTCCATCCACGGTGGAGGTGTTGGGGACGAGGGTCCCACCGGCAACGCAGTTGCTACCCATCTTGTCGTGCAGCTTGGCACGGGCCAGGGCGGGGTCTCGTGCTCCCTCCAGCGTCAGCGTTTCAACAAAGCACTCATTTCAGTGTCAACTGGTCATAGTAGACCGTGCATGCCTCCCTCCCCGCGACATGCATGACGACTAAAGTAACGAACGGCATGCGTTAATTTTCGTGCTAGAACCTAATACGCCTATGATATTAGGAAGGAAGGAGTACCGTTTGAGGCCAACGAAGAGACTGGCCAAAGGTGGCGCGGGAGGGCGTGTGTGGAGCCCCGGGTAGGAGAGTAGGGGAGGCGGACGAGCTGGTTCGGTGGATGGCCGCAGAGCAGGGGCGGATGATGCCGAGCAGAGATGGTGGACGCTGGAGCTGAGGCGTCGGGGAGCCAAGCCACGTAACCATGGGCAACAGATAATAGCTGGGGCCAGGGGAAGGAGGCTGGTGTTATCAATAAACCCTCTAAAGCTCAAAAGGTTGTGGTGTTTAAACTAATCAAAATTCATTTATAGTGGTATGTCAAAAAAAATTATGTCTATGAAAAGCAATAACCTATCAAAAACGTTTCACACCACATGAAAGAGTGTGGTTGTTATAAAATTAACAACCGGTTAATAATTGCTTAAACATGAACAAAATGGTTATCAACACATACGAAAACCACAACACAGTATACAATCAAAATATACTAGCCTTGTGCTCTAAAAAAAAGCCAAGGGCAGCTTTTTTATAACAAGGAAAATGATTTACTactctttgctagcctctatgcCAACCTCTCTCATATCTCATCCGTTctgattcatatatatatataagtaccTACATCTAAGGTGTCACTTTTGTTTTCAATATTCAACGTACCATAAACATGCTCTGTTCAATTGGTATTGACCTAACTACCCAAGCATAGCACACATTTATATTTTTCATCCCTCGTTTGTCCCCTGACTCACGCTTCTAGTGTTACCATAGAAATTATCGCAATATGCATCAACACCTTCTTCAAGATGTTGCTTCTGACCCTTATTTTTCTATCATCGCGTATTATAGAAGTAATATAATAATGTAACTTGAGAAGATAATTTTCAAATAAGTCCACATGTAAGATTCTCAATTATCCAATCAAAATATTACTAGCAGTCAAAATTGTTACGGTTCAGGCATCCGGCTCACAGTAATTCGTCCATGAATCTTGATTCATCTTCATTTGTCTTGTAAACACCTGAGACTTAAATTTGCCATATAATAGTTGTACAACTCATCAACCAATCTATGTTAGGCGAAAGACAAAAACAATATCCCGCCAAAATTAGACCTTCACATGTACTGGTTAGACAATGTGATACCTACGCTAATATAATATTGGTTATCTAACAACACTTTATAAATCACGGTGCTTATGCAATCGAATCGAAACGCATTAACTTTGTGCCACCACAACAAAAATTAAAGCTAATCAACTTTCATTTTTGTAAAGACAAATAAAGGCTAAAAACTCTTTATTTTATAgcccaaagaaaagaagaaaaagaggaaaTGTGAAGACAACTTTTGCACTCTTTGTGCACCGCTTGATTGATTagccgctaagccatccctcccctcccctcacgcgTCCTCCGTCGGCCATGGCGGCATATAAGCGGACCAAAGACAAGAAAAGGCGGAGACTTCTCTCGCCCGACTCCCTTTGCTTCCCCTCTCCACCTTCCCCCGCTCCCCTCGATCGATCTGCGCACGCCAGCCGCCGTCGCCGGATCCCCTCCAGCAGCGCCCGTCCCCCTTCTCCCCCGAATCCGCCGGAGCCCAGCGGACGCCGGCCATGAGCACCTCCGAGTAGTAAgtccccggcgccgccgccgccgccgatctttCTTTCTTTCTCGCTTGATTTGTCTGCGTTTCTTTTGTTCCGGGTGATTGA
This DNA window, taken from Triticum aestivum cultivar Chinese Spring chromosome 1D, IWGSC CS RefSeq v2.1, whole genome shotgun sequence, encodes the following:
- the LOC123179831 gene encoding tubulin-folding cofactor E isoform X1; this encodes MAAAGAGFRLGQRVHAAGDPRRSGTVRYLGPVDGHGGDWVGVDWDGGAGGRHDGSLAGRRYFAAAGERSASFARPSALSAGIALPDALRLRYRVDDFTKEEQDEMYVFSTSQKRVSVELVGTNKVRDKLKNFDELSCASVSFMGVSSAGSPEELQGLVPNLRQLDLTGNLISQWQDIFSLCQALPSLEVLDLTNNTMENDFVESPLLKNIRVLVLNNCGVTWELIEKLKVPFACLTDLHLIWNKLNIITTPVGNFVQGFDTLRLLNLEDNHIVSWDEMVKLSYLRSLEQLHLNKNKIKHVRYPYNLPSSGSLGDVAVPAFEKLQVLLLGSNEIEDFPSVDSLNLFPSLMDVRISDNPIADPAKGGAPRFVLVARLGNVKILNGSEVSARERREAEIRYIRLVMGKAESSDPELLKQLHPRFAELKAFHGIEDEKPTSRMSGPQKMASGLISITLKCVGPSMGEKQPLTKKLPPATTVGKLKSLCESFFKLKDIKLRLFLEEEQGCPLPQLLEEETASLVELGIGTGATIIVDEES
- the LOC123179831 gene encoding tubulin-folding cofactor E isoform X2, whose translation is MAAAGAGFRLGQRVHAAGDPRRSGTVRYLGPVDGHGGDWVGVDWDGGAGGRHDGSLAGRRYFAAAGERSASFARPSALSAGIALPDALRLRYRVDDFTKEEQDEMYVFSTSQKRVSVELVGTNKVRDKLKNFDELSCASVSFMGVSSAGSPEELQGLVPNLRQLDLTGNLISQWQDIFSLCQALPSLEVLDLTNNTMENDFVESPLLKNIRVLVLNNCGVTWELIEKLKVPFACLTDLHLIWNKLNIITTPVGNFVQGFDTLRLLNLEDNHIVSWDEMVKLSYLRSLEQLHLNKNKIKHVRYPYNLPSSGSLGDVAVPAFEKLQVLLLGSNEIEDFPSVDSLNLFPSLMDVRISDNPIADPAKGGAPRFVLVARLGNVKILNGSEVSARERREAEIRYIRLVMGKAESSDPELLKQLHPRFAELKAFHGIEDEKPTSRMSGPQKMASGLISITLKCVGPSMGEKQPLTKKLPPATTVGKLKSLCESFFKLKDIKLRLFLEEEGCPLPQLLEEETASLVELGIGTGATIIVDEES
- the LOC123179831 gene encoding tubulin-folding cofactor E isoform X3, coding for MLIILSLLASRHEMYVFSTSQKRVSVELVGTNKVRDKLKNFDELSCASVSFMGVSSAGSPEELQGLVPNLRQLDLTGNLISQWQDIFSLCQALPSLEVLDLTNNTMENDFVESPLLKNIRVLVLNNCGVTWELIEKLKVPFACLTDLHLIWNKLNIITTPVGNFVQGFDTLRLLNLEDNHIVSWDEMVKLSYLRSLEQLHLNKNKIKHVRYPYNLPSSGSLGDVAVPAFEKLQVLLLGSNEIEDFPSVDSLNLFPSLMDVRISDNPIADPAKGGAPRFVLVARLGNVKILNGSEVSARERREAEIRYIRLVMGKAESSDPELLKQLHPRFAELKAFHGIEDEKPTSRMSGPQKMASGLISITLKCVGPSMGEKQPLTKKLPPATTVGKLKSLCESFFKLKDIKLRLFLEEEQGCPLPQLLEEETASLVELGIGTGATIIVDEES